In Pyrobaculum sp. 3827-6, the genomic window GCCCCTCTACCCGGAGCTGTACGACATGGCTGTTAAGACCTGCAGAGACTGGCAGAGGTGCTACCAGCTGTTTATCGACGTCTGGGAGACGCCGCACAAGTGGCTGTTGTTTGAAGCCGCCATGGCCGGGCTGGATACAGAACACGTGGCTAGGCTGATACTAGAGGGCAGAATCGACGAGGCTAAGAAGCTGGTGGAGCCATGACTGAGGAGCTTAAGACTCTGCTAAACAGAGAGCCGGTGAGGAGGGACGTGCCGCCTCCGCCTCCGGAGTGGCGGTGTGGAGAAGTAGACACCGCCGCCCTCTGGAGGGAGCTGGGGGTGGAGCCTATGTTCCCGGAGCTGTACGACCTGGCGACGACGTGTCCCGACGTTTTTGACTGCTACCGGAAGCTCGTCGCGCTTTGGGACGACGAGCGTAGCCGCGACATTATATTCAAAGCCGCCTGGACCGGCGCCGACATAGCCAAAGTTGTCGATCTGCTGTGGCGCGGCCAGTACAAAGAGGCAGAGGAGGCGGCTAAGCCATGAACTACTACGACAGGACACTTGCGTTATTCGGCCTGTCGCTGTTGGCAATAGCCATACTAGCCAAGGCCTACCCCCCGCTTGCTCTGCTGGCGGTTTTTCCAATACTGGCCTGGGGTGAGGAGGTGTTGGTGTGGGTGTACACGCGGGTTGCCCCTCTGGAGCCTGTGAGAGTGCTCTACGAGGAGCCGGGCGTCAAGGCGGCGTACGACCCCCGCCGCAAGTTGTACCACGTATTCTGGGCGGCTGAGCCGGTGCTGTCGGTATACGGCATAGAGGCGGCGCCGAGGCTACACGAGCTCTACTCGAAGCTGTCGCTTAAGAGCTGGGAGTGGGTGACCTACGTCGTCGTGGGGGAGATGAAGTACATACGGTACACCGCCAAGCGCCTCGCCCCAGACCGCGTGAGGCAGGTGGAGCAGGTCTTGGGGGAGTACTTCGTGTTGAGGAGGGTGAGGCCCTGGGTATCCAGCTCCCAGAAGTCTCCGGCGGCGTGGCCCTACGCCACGTCGCTGGCGTTCTTCCTACTGGCCCTCGTGTCCAGCGGCTGGTTTCTGCTGGTGATACCGCTGTGGCTGTTTGTATACGGAAGGGTTAGGAGGTGGCACCGGGAGCCCCTCCTCATAGCCACACTCTCCCACATGTCTAGAGCCTCGGCGTTACCCGCCTCACGGGACATGCTGGAGACAATGGCGTCGGCGGAGGCCACGGCCTTCGCCGACATGCCAAAGTGGGCCGTGGCCTTCACGGACTGGAGCCCGGGGGAGGTGCAGAAGAAGTTCGTCAAGGCTTATGAAGGCCGCGATACAGGCAAGCGCCTTATTAGGATCAGAGAGTTGACGGAGTTCATCGACAGGATGGCCAGATACAACGAAAGGCCCGTCAAGATCTACCCCTTCGGCTCGAAAGACCTCCACTCCATATACATGACGCAGGACTGGATCGCCGCGTACGACTTCTGGACGCTGAGAAACGGGGTGAAGGCCCTCAGCCACGACTTGGCTAGGTTTCCCGTTTTCTACGGCGGCTCCACCATGGCTGTGGGTAGGAGGCTTGAGCTTGGCCTCGACAGATTCGGCCGGCCCGTCGGCATAGACATAGACGCACTGCCCACGGCGCATGCAGTGATTATAGGCGCCTCGGGGACGGGGAAGAGCTGGACAGTCGGCACCTGGGCCCTGAAGCTGGCCGAGCTGGGCGTAGACCTCGTCATCATCGACCCCCACGGAGACTACAGACAGCTGGCTAAGCTACTCGGCGCCAGGGTAGTGGACGTGCCGAGGGAGCTACCCAAGGGCGTCCTCTCCCTATCCCGCAACAAGTACTTCAAACGCCTCTTGGAGGAGTTCAGCGTGGAGGTGGTGAGGGGTGAGGGTGGCGAGGTGGATGTGGCCGCCACGTTGGCTAGGCTGTATCCGTCTGAGTTTGTGGAGGTGGGTGGCGGCCATGTGGTCTACGCCATGGACGCCGTGGCCGAGGATGAGGAGATGCTGGCCTTCTACCTCTCCCTCCTCTTGATATACCACTACGCCCTCCTCGCGGGTCAGAGACACGAAAAGCTGAGAACCGTCGTCATAGTAGATGAGGCTCGTTTGGTGGGCTCCACAGTGGCGATAAACGCGCTGGGGGAGATCGAATCTACGGCGCTTCGCAAGGTGAAGACCTACGCCTTGGGTGGGAGGAAGTGGGGCTTCTCCATATGGCTAATCGTGCAGGCGCACGACGACATTCCACGCAAGGTGCTGAAGAACGCCGCTTTTGTGGTGGTGTTTTCGGGCAACTACATCTACCTGGCTGACACCGTGGCGGAGCTGAGGCTTACCAGGTCGGATGAGAACTACCTGCAGACGTCAGTGACGCCGAGGGAGTCCACGGCGCTGGAGAAGAGGCCCTACTCGATGGGGGTGCTTATCGTGGGCACACGCGGCATGAAGTACTACATGAAGATACCCCTCGATCTGCGGCTGAAGGCGTGAGGGCGCCGTGGGCGTAGACGCCGCCGGCTGGGCGTGTGTGGGGGGTAAGGTTTTTCCGCCTCCGGGCGTGTGTTGGACATGCCGCGGAAAAACGCGCCGAGTGGGTTTATGAAGGCGCTGGGCGTCCTCTGGTCTGGCTTCGAGACGCTGTTCCTCGGCTTTGGATTCGGCGTTATCTACTCCATGCCCGTGCTGTTGTTATTTGCTCTGCACCTCTTCGTGGTTGCAGATAAGAATTTACACGTCTACGAAGGCGCCGTCAGGTGGGCCGCCGTTGCGGTGGGCATTGTAATGATTCTAATCTTTCTCTACAAGATGGGAAAGACGCAGAGCCCAGTTAAGGCTGTTGCATACGCCACGGCTATCTACTTAGTCGTGGCCTACCTAATGCTCATAAACTGGCACTCCACGTTGTTTAATCTACTCTACGAAGTGGTCAAGCTGTACAACATGACAAGACCCCCGCCGCCGCTATGACCGACCCGAGGGAGGTCTGCGTGAGGAGGCCCGACCTCTGCGGGGAGACCCAGACCCTGGCGAGAGAAGAGACGGCGCGCGGCACCGGCACAGTGGACATGGCCGAGTATCTGCGGAGGATGCTAGGCGGAGACGGCTCCCGCCCGCAGACGCCGGCCGCGCCGGCGGCGCCTAGGGAGCCTCCCGCCGGCTTCGAGGTGGGCGCACCTGAGCCCGGCTTTACGCAGAACACGCCGCTCCCGCCTCCCGTGGAGCCCGGCTGGGTTCTGCCGATTAGGCAGAGGGTGCTTCTCCTCTCGGTCTACTGGATGCTGGTCAACGAGCCGTATGCGAGGCTGGGAGACGTCGTCGTTATTAAATCGCCGCAGGAGATCTACCTGCTGAGGAGGGTGAAGAAGGCGGATAGGTGGACTGAGCCGGACTACCGCTTCTACATCGCTGGTAATGTGGAGAAACAGCTGTGCGCCTACGGCTTTATACTTAGGGGCTCTATCGAGCACATCGCCCAGCTGTTTAGGTCGGGGGGATACGCCCTGGTCCTCGGCTGTGACAGGCGGGCTGTGGTTAGGCCACCAAAGCGGGAGGAGCTCTATTCGATATGGCGCTACGAGGGCTACGTGGTAAACGCCTCCCCCGCCAGACTCGCCGTCATACGGCTAGACGAAGGGAAGAAGGCGAGGTTCGCCGTGGATTACTTCGGCAAGGGCTGTCCCGTCTACTCCCACTATGCAAACCAACTGCTACAACTAGTGGGAATACCCATCCAACTCACCTGCTGATGCTGGAGATTGTAATAGGCGGCCTTGCAGAGCCTCCTGAGGCGAAAATAAGGTACACCTTCTGCCAAGCCGAGAGGACAACCGGCTTGGGCTTCGACCTTACGCCGGAGGGCTCCCTTGTCTTTACAACAGTCTTCCTTAGAAACAACAACCCTCCCCTCTACCCGAGGCACACGGCGGAGCTGGCCCAGTGCAACGCGCCTCTGTGTTCGCTATTCCGCTATGTCGACTACGGAGAGTTGCAGACGGGCGAGGGCGTGTTTCAGTACAGGTCGCCTCCCGTCGACCCCGTCCTCTTGGCGATGGGCCTCGCCTTGGCTTTCCACCTCGACGCCTCGGCAGAAGGCTGGGCGGTTGAGGTGTATACAGACGCCTGGCCTATGTATACAGACCTGCTGGCCATGGCTAAGCCCCTGTCTGGCACTCTGCGCGTCTACACCTCTGTCTACGACCCCAAGGCGGCTGTTGCCGATAGGGTTGTTCTCGCTGTCCAGGGCTTGTCGTACGAGGGGTTGGCGATGAAGAAGGCCTGGGCTGGCGGTAGGCTGTGCCGCCCCTACACGCCTCCGCCTATTACCGAGGTGGAGGACCCCGACGTCAAAGAGCTACTCCGCACTCTATGGGAGGCCGGGGGCTTCCTATCGCTGAAGTACGCCCAGGAGA contains:
- a CDS encoding ATP-binding protein; the protein is MNYYDRTLALFGLSLLAIAILAKAYPPLALLAVFPILAWGEEVLVWVYTRVAPLEPVRVLYEEPGVKAAYDPRRKLYHVFWAAEPVLSVYGIEAAPRLHELYSKLSLKSWEWVTYVVVGEMKYIRYTAKRLAPDRVRQVEQVLGEYFVLRRVRPWVSSSQKSPAAWPYATSLAFFLLALVSSGWFLLVIPLWLFVYGRVRRWHREPLLIATLSHMSRASALPASRDMLETMASAEATAFADMPKWAVAFTDWSPGEVQKKFVKAYEGRDTGKRLIRIRELTEFIDRMARYNERPVKIYPFGSKDLHSIYMTQDWIAAYDFWTLRNGVKALSHDLARFPVFYGGSTMAVGRRLELGLDRFGRPVGIDIDALPTAHAVIIGASGTGKSWTVGTWALKLAELGVDLVIIDPHGDYRQLAKLLGARVVDVPRELPKGVLSLSRNKYFKRLLEEFSVEVVRGEGGEVDVAATLARLYPSEFVEVGGGHVVYAMDAVAEDEEMLAFYLSLLLIYHYALLAGQRHEKLRTVVIVDEARLVGSTVAINALGEIESTALRKVKTYALGGRKWGFSIWLIVQAHDDIPRKVLKNAAFVVVFSGNYIYLADTVAELRLTRSDENYLQTSVTPRESTALEKRPYSMGVLIVGTRGMKYYMKIPLDLRLKA